Proteins found in one Takifugu rubripes chromosome 17, fTakRub1.2, whole genome shotgun sequence genomic segment:
- the wbp1lb gene encoding WW domain binding protein 1-like b isoform X2 yields the protein MVWAIIFILSCCCVCHHRRTKHRLQQQQRQHEINLIAYREAHNYPAVPLYFRFLPNYLLPHYEEVVNRPPTPPPPYSALQSAPTSVASSPLAPEQQEGQTVQPSPTPLVSNNLCCRPSIEEPPTPSLAIRSKPDNKPGQSVPDSGVILMSGRLHSEGLSSQEKRGESADSSCKDPLLKDLSEGCIDDKDRLPNGRRRRFTGDSGIEMCLCGTRGSSGFSGAAVSDEEDKEMKELQQLLQHEGDPEEGEFCDSCGHRDSFTVEEEQAMGGLERRAARGPSGPSQPAQVAGGVSLQPAVCLLLQTIKEQEAPQH from the exons ATGGTTTGGGCGATCATCTTCattctgagctgctgctgcgtgtgtcaCCACCGCCGCACCAAACACCgcctacagcagcagcagcggcaacaCGAGATCAACCTCATCGCCTACCGTGAAGCGCACAACTACCCCGCTGTCCCACTCTACTTCA ggttTCTTCCAAACTACCTCCTTCCTCATTATGAAGAGGTTGTCAATCGGCCGCCAACTCCCCCACCTCCCTACAGTGCCTTACAATCTGCCCCGACCTCGGTGGCTTCTAGTCCACTGgctcctgagcagcaggagggacAAACAGTTCAACCCTCGCCCACACCCCTGGTCTCTAACAATCTCTGCTGCAGGCCCAGCATCGAAGAACCACCCACCCCCAGCTTAGCCATCAGGTCAAAGCCGGACAACAAACCCGGACAATCGGTGCCAGATTCGGGCGTGATACTGATGTCAGGGCGGCTCCATAGTGAGGGACTTTCCAGCCAGGAAAAACGAGGTGAAAGCGCAGACAGTTCCTGCAAAGACCCCCTGCTGAAGGACTTATCGGAGGGTTGCATTGATGACAAAGATCGCCTCCCCAACGGAAGGAGGCGGCGCTTCACCGGGGATTCTGGGATCGAGATGTGTCTGTGCGGCACACGTGGGAGCAGCGGGTTCAGTGGAGCTGCCGTGTCGGATGAGGAGGATAAAgagatgaaggagctgcagcagctcctgcagcatgaAGGAGACCCGGAGGAGGGCGAGTTCTGCGACAGCTGCGGCCACCGGGACTCCTTcacggtggaggaggagcaggcgatGGGTGGACTGGAGAGGCGAGCCGCACGTGGGCCGTCGGGACCTTCGCAGCCGGCGCAGGTCGCGGGGGGCGTCTCGCTCCAGCCCGCCGTTTGCCTCCTCCTTCAAACCATcaaggagcaggaagcaccgCAGCACTGA
- the wbp1lb gene encoding WW domain binding protein 1-like b isoform X1, producing MRSVSWALKMGLFLHTAGSIPPTESAAERSLLHCEGVNNQSYSCESGHCCGESQCCSYYYELWWFWMVWAIIFILSCCCVCHHRRTKHRLQQQQRQHEINLIAYREAHNYPAVPLYFRFLPNYLLPHYEEVVNRPPTPPPPYSALQSAPTSVASSPLAPEQQEGQTVQPSPTPLVSNNLCCRPSIEEPPTPSLAIRSKPDNKPGQSVPDSGVILMSGRLHSEGLSSQEKRGESADSSCKDPLLKDLSEGCIDDKDRLPNGRRRRFTGDSGIEMCLCGTRGSSGFSGAAVSDEEDKEMKELQQLLQHEGDPEEGEFCDSCGHRDSFTVEEEQAMGGLERRAARGPSGPSQPAQVAGGVSLQPAVCLLLQTIKEQEAPQH from the exons ATGAGAAGCGTGAGCTGGGCTCTGAAAATGGGATTGTTTTTGCACACTGCTGGCTCGATCCCCCCCACTGAGTCCGCAGCGGAAAGG AGTCTACTGCACTGCGAGGGCGTCAACAACCAGAGCTACAGCTGCGAGTCCGGACACTGCTGCGGGGAGTCTCAGTGCTGCAGCTACTACTACGAGCTCTGGT GGTTTTGGATGGTTTGGGCGATCATCTTCattctgagctgctgctgcgtgtgtcaCCACCGCCGCACCAAACACCgcctacagcagcagcagcggcaacaCGAGATCAACCTCATCGCCTACCGTGAAGCGCACAACTACCCCGCTGTCCCACTCTACTTCA ggttTCTTCCAAACTACCTCCTTCCTCATTATGAAGAGGTTGTCAATCGGCCGCCAACTCCCCCACCTCCCTACAGTGCCTTACAATCTGCCCCGACCTCGGTGGCTTCTAGTCCACTGgctcctgagcagcaggagggacAAACAGTTCAACCCTCGCCCACACCCCTGGTCTCTAACAATCTCTGCTGCAGGCCCAGCATCGAAGAACCACCCACCCCCAGCTTAGCCATCAGGTCAAAGCCGGACAACAAACCCGGACAATCGGTGCCAGATTCGGGCGTGATACTGATGTCAGGGCGGCTCCATAGTGAGGGACTTTCCAGCCAGGAAAAACGAGGTGAAAGCGCAGACAGTTCCTGCAAAGACCCCCTGCTGAAGGACTTATCGGAGGGTTGCATTGATGACAAAGATCGCCTCCCCAACGGAAGGAGGCGGCGCTTCACCGGGGATTCTGGGATCGAGATGTGTCTGTGCGGCACACGTGGGAGCAGCGGGTTCAGTGGAGCTGCCGTGTCGGATGAGGAGGATAAAgagatgaaggagctgcagcagctcctgcagcatgaAGGAGACCCGGAGGAGGGCGAGTTCTGCGACAGCTGCGGCCACCGGGACTCCTTcacggtggaggaggagcaggcgatGGGTGGACTGGAGAGGCGAGCCGCACGTGGGCCGTCGGGACCTTCGCAGCCGGCGCAGGTCGCGGGGGGCGTCTCGCTCCAGCCCGCCGTTTGCCTCCTCCTTCAAACCATcaaggagcaggaagcaccgCAGCACTGA
- the poll gene encoding DNA polymerase lambda, translated as MDPHHGIMKAFPKVKRAKVLQGKDPPPAKKKPEECDVTGNTFAGVTAYVLPAGIGNARHQIFQRQIKQNGGQTENALSPGITHVIVDDNMDVDRAVRLLKVPCVPPGVHLVKCTWLSMCISEKKLLDVGRYSLLSPMRESETGREDVPCEKASAENTLETASDRPDQVTQEEPINVTEPESKAVQGEEDLVSQNDLEALMSGQHPKEKTTVSNHGPDLEAAAQQVVSGKWVCAQSSQSKSNNFNKHITDKLEILAKAYTHQGDKWRALGYSKAVNALKSHHKPVTSYQEACQIPGIGKRMADKIDEIMESGHLRKLDHIGEAVPVLELFTNIWGAGAKTAQLWYQQGFRTLEDIRTKAHLSSTQKIGLKHYDDFLDRMPREEAAAIEKVVRDAALAVDPHLVVMACGSYRRGKATCGDVDVLISHPDGKSHKGVFTKVLQSLHDSGFLTDDLVSHEENGEQKKYMGVCRLPGPGQRHRRLDVIVVPYNEFACALMYFTGSAHFNRSMRALAKTKSMSLSEHSLNKNVVRKGSVKVFGGAPLATLTERDVFNLLGVPYRQPNERDW; from the exons ATGGACCCCCATCATGGGATTATGAAAGCCTTTCCCAAAGTTAAAAGAGCCAAGGTTTTACAGGGGAAGGATCCACCGCCAGCAAAGAAGAAGCCTGAAGAATGTGATGTTACAG GAAATACATTTGCTGGTGTCACAGCATATGTCCTGCCTGCTGGAATTGGAAATGCTAGACACCAAATCTTTCAACGACAAATCAAGCAGAACGGAGGACAAACAGAGAATGCACTCAGTCCCGGCATCACTCATGTTATTGTAGATGACAACATGGACGTGGACAGGGCTGTGCGTCTACTGAAAGTGCCCTGTGTGCCCCCTGGAGTCCATCTGGTGAAATGCACATGGCTGAGCATGTGTATTAGTGAGAAGAAGCTGTTGGACGTTGGCAGATACAGCCTCCTTTCACCCATGAG GGAATCTGAAACGGGCCGTGAAGATGTTCCATGTGAGAAAGCTTCAGCAGAAAACACACTGGAAACAGCATCTGACCGGCCTGACCAGGTCACGCAAGAGGAACCAATAAATGTG ACAGAACCAGAATCCAAAGCAGTTCAAGGAGAAGAAGACTTAGTCTCTCAGAACGACCTGGAAGCTCTGATGTCTGGCCAACACCCAAAAGAGAAAACCACTGTCTCCAACCATGGGCCTGATCTGGAAGCTGCTGCACAGCAAGTGGTCTCCGGGAAGTGGGTCTGtgcccagtcctcccagtccaAAAGCAACAACTTCAACAAACACATCACAGACAAACTAGAAATACTGGCTAAGGCCTACACACACCAAGGGGACAAGTGGAGGGCGCTGGGCTACTCCAAAGCTGTCAACGCCTTAAAGAGTCACCACAAGCCTGTGACATCATATCAG GAGGCTTGTCAGATCCCAGGGATCGGGAAGCGCATGGCTGATAAAATCGACGAGATCATGGAGAGCGGTCATCTGCGGAAGCTTGATCACATCGGGGAGGCCGTGCCAGTGTTGGAGCTCTTTACCAACATCTGGGGGGCTGGAGCCAAAACAGCACAACTGTGgtaccagcag GGATTCCGCACTTTGGAGGACATCCGCACAAAGGCCCACCTGAGCAGCACGCAGAAAATAGGGCTGAAGCACTACGATGACTTCTTAGACCGCATGcccagagaggaagcagcagccatCGAGAAAGTG GTGAGGGATGCTGCTCTGGCTGTGGACCCACACCTGGTGGTCATGGCGTGCGGCTCCTACCGTCGAGGAAAGGCCACGTGTGGGGATGTCGACGTACTCATATCTCATCCTGATGGCAAGTCCCACAAGGGTGTTTTCACCAAAGTCTTACAGAGTCTCCACGACAGCG GATTTCTGACGGACGACCTGGTGAGCCACGAGGAGAATGGAGAGCAGAAGAAGTACATGGGCGTGTGCCGTTTGCCGGGGCCCGGCCAGCGCCACCGCAGGCTGGACGTCATCGTGGTGCCCTACAACGAGTTCGCCTGCGCCCTGATGTATTTCACCGGGTCGGCGCACTTCAACCGCTCTATGAGAGCCCTGGCGAAGACAAAAAGCATGAGTTTATCAGAGCACTCGCTCAATAAAAATGTGGTGCGCAAGGGCAGCGTGAAGGTGTTCGGAGGCGCCCCGCTAGCGACGCTGACAGAGAGGGATGTTTTTAACCTTTTAGGTGTACCGTACCGGCAGCCAAATGAAAGAGACTGGTGA
- the LOC105419121 gene encoding arsenite methyltransferase-like, with translation MAEEMSACNIHEGVQDYYGKTVTSTSDIKSDACVAPAKPIPAYISQVLKKVHPDVINRYTGCGIVVPESLGGCRILDLGCGTGRDCYMLSQLVGEKGHVTGIDMTQEQLDVAQTHLDYHMKEFGYKSPNVTFVKGFIEALTEAGLEKGSFDIITSNGVVNLSPDKKRVLAEAYSVLKDGGELYFSDVYSSGRLTEDIRKDKVLWGECLSGALWWKDLLLLAEEVGFSPPRLVTANIITVANKAFQEVLGDFKFVSATYRLFKVPKGDTGPCQVIYNGSITGVEDSFEFDCQYTFKANEAVAVDGEVAAILKCSRFKEDFTCQPCGVKPKEGIVDPFELALQLKKQGPGSATGGCCSSQSAACCK, from the exons ATGGCCGAAGAAATGAG TGCGTGCAACATCCACGAAGGCGTCCAG GATTATTATGGCAAAACCGTGACGAGCACCTCAGACATAAAGTCCGATGCGTGTGTGGCCCCAGCCAAACCCATCCCTGCCTACATCTCCCAGGTGTTGAAGAAGGTGCACCCAGATGTCATCAACAG GTACACCGGCTGTGGTATTGTGGTGCCTGAGAGCCTGGGGGGCTGCAGGATTCTGGACCTGGGCTGCGGAACTGGAAGAGACTGCTATATGCTGAGTCAGCTGGTGGGGGAGAAGGGTCACGTTACTGGGATTGATATGACTCAAGAGCAG CTGGACGTGGCCCAGACACACCTGGACTATCACATGAAAGAGTTTGGTTATAAGAGTCCCAACGTGACGTTTGTCAAAGGCTTCATTGAAGCCTTGACTGAAGCTGGCTTGGAAAAGGGCTCATTTGATATCATCAC CTCCAACGGCGTGGTGAATCTCTCTCCAGACAAAAAGCGAGTCCTGGCTGAGGCCTACAGCGTGCTCAAG GACGGCGGTGAGCTGTATTTCAGCGACGTCTACAGCAGCGGCAGACTAACAGAGGACATTAGGAAGGACAAAGTCCTGTGGG GGGAGTGTCTGAGTGGAGCGCTCTGGTGGAAGGAtctgctgctcctggctgaAGAAGTGGGCTTCAGTCCACCACGACTGGTTACAGCCAATATCATCACTGTGGCAAACAAAGCATTCCAGGAAGTTCTTG GTGACTTCAAATTTGTCTCTGCCACATATCGACTGTTCAAGGTCCCTAAAGGCGACACAGGGCCATGTCAGGTCATATATAATGGCAGCATTACAGGAGTGGAGGACAGCTTTGAGTTTGACTGTCAGTACACATTCAAG GCTAATGAGGCAGTGGCAGTTGATGGAGAGGTTGCTGCCATTCTGAAATGCTCCAGATTTAAAGAGGACTTCACTTGTCAGCCCTGCGGAGTCAAACCTAAG